A region of the Meles meles chromosome 18, mMelMel3.1 paternal haplotype, whole genome shotgun sequence genome:
AAGGGAGTTGCTCAGTCCGATTTCTGCTCGTTCTTCCATTCCGGTAGCGTTTGCTGAGCCCCAGCTATGGACTGGAAATATTAGGCTCTTCTGAGAGACAGTGGTTCCCGCTTTCCAAGGGCCTGTGGTCTTGTAAGAGAAACACCTAGAGTCAGAGACCTTTCTCTGCTGCCAATCAGGCAGCAGGCATTTAAATGCTAAGTGAGAAGGGGTTGCTTCATTCTGAAATGATCAGTTGGTTGCAGCCACGTGCCAGGTATGGGAAGGACAACAGTGACGGAGAAACATGGGCCCTGCTCTCTGAGAGCTTGGTCTCTTGCTCCGGAACCATCAGGGGCTCCCTCTTGCTTATCAGAGCTGCCCAGAACCTCTGGGCCAGGCTCCAGCCTTCCTCTCTGGACTCTTACTGTCATCTTCACCAGAAAACCCCTCCCCAGTGCCAGACCCACCGTGGACCAACCTGCTTCTGTGGCTCATCCTGGTGTCCCCCTCCCTGGCGTGCTCCTCCCTCATCGGCTCCAGCTGACAGATCTGTCCATCCTACACTCCGCTCCCTTTCCCCCGAGGCCACCTCTGATGGCGTCAGCTCTCCTGTGCTCCTGCAGCTCGGGGGTTTTTCCTAATGCCCTAAGCACGGGTTTGCCGTGATTCGTGTTATCTGCCCACAGACATCTCCCTTTTCAGTTTCGGCTCCTcaagggcagggactgtgtcaTCTTCACCTTTGACCTTTGCATCCCTCAGAGCCCTCGGCATTGCTTGTGAAACGTATTTGAATGGAGCTGAGGGTATAAAGAATAAGCCGGTGTTCAGAGGGGTGGTAGTGCCTGGGCTGGAGTGGTGGGAGAGACGTCACAGGGGAGGTGCCCTTGAGAGAGGGGTAGTGTTGGCGTGGCTGGTGCGGGTTGCTGTAAGCCTTCTGGGAAAGGAAGGCAAGCAGGCAGAGCCCCAGAGTGTATGCTGGGTGACTGATGTACGGAGCCATGGGTGAGGTggtttctttcctccccttctcctcagATGCACTCAGGGATGGCAAAGAGATCAAGTGGCCAGATGCCATGTACCCAGACCTCCACATGCCCTTTGCACCATCCTGGTCCCTGCACTGGGCCTACAGAGACGGACATCTGGTCAACCTGCCAGTTAGCCTGTTGGTAGAAGGAGACATCATAGCTCTGAGGCCCGGCCAGGAATCGTTCGCCTCTCTGAGGGGGATCAAGGTAGCTCGAGGCTTTTCCCCGTCCCTGGAAATGCTGTGGGAGCATCTACAGGCAATGGTGGGAGGGTCCCAGGGCTCGATCCTGAACCTTCCTGGCCCGCTCACAGGCTTCTTGGCAAGGGCTCTGGAAGAATGGGGAAGAGCTGGAAGGTCTTTctccttgtcctgttctttcttttctctgaccCTTAAGCTGCTAGGAATCCagttccaccaccaccaccctcccccgccccacggCTGACTCTTTGTCAACCGATGGTCCCTAACCCAGTGAGGTGTCTGCACTTAGCTGAATTGTCCAGAAAGAGTGGCTTCTGATTGAACCAGTGCCCTTGACTCCTCCCCTGACTCTGGCAGGATGATGAGCACATCGTCCTGGAGCCCGGAgacctgtttccccctttctctccgcccccctccccccggggagAAGTGAAGAAGGGGCCGCAGAACCCCCAGCAGCACCGGCTCTTCCGCGTCCTTGAGACCCCTGTAATCGACAACATCAGGTCGGCTTGTGGTCCCGCCTTCCTTCTGGTGTCTCCGGGAGCAGGGGGCGGGGTGACCAGGAGAGAGCCTGGTTTATCCAGCGCTCCCCTTCATGTAGGCACCTCTGTAGATTTTTTAACTTGAGCGTCTCATGAGAATTCCTAGCCTGGGCCTTTGTTCCTCTCCCCTCTGGAGCTCTGAGGGGACCACTCCAGAGGCTGCCCCAGACCCCTCTCCTAGGGAACAGGAGAGATGGCCTGACTCAGTGATGCCCAGGCAGGTGGGTGTTTCCGGCCTCTCCCCGCTCCAGGGGCCCGCCCAGCTACAGGGTCATCCCTCTCTGCAGATGGTGCCTGGACATGGCCCTGTCCCGCCCAGTCACCGCCCTGGACAACGAGAGGTTCACGGTGCAGTCGGTGATGCTGCAGTACGCAGTGCCCGTGGTCCTGGTGCGTGAGGCGGGCCTcgcagggcaggggagagggccaGGAAATGGGGGAGCCTCGGGGCCAGATTCAGGTGAGCACGTGAGAAGACGGGGAGGGGGGTGCCCCGAGTGAGAGGGCCGGTGCTGGGGCTGGGTGGGGTTTtgagagggcagaggaaggggagccTTAGAGCCAGGGTCCCTGTCTGGGTCGGGGGCTAAGGCTGCGCTTCTCCTGTTCCCTGAAGGCCGGCTTCCTCATCACCAATGCCCTGCGCTTCCTGCTGGGTGCCCCTGGCATCGCCTCCTGGCAGTATGCTCTCCTGCAGCTGCAAGTAAGCCCTGCCCTTGCCCCTCCGTGGTGCCCTGCTCTTTCCTGGGAGGCCGGGACAGCCCTGgctgtccctccctctgcagcCCAGGGGTCACAGCTGGAGGATGCCTGCTCCCCTTCTTTTCCTGCACTGGACAGCTGTCCCCTTCTACTCAGGGAATGGCTTCGGGGCTGGGGAAGgcctccgtccctccctctccGCAGGCCAGTGGCTCTTTGAGAGGCCTCAGTGCGGTTCATGCTTCCGCAGGTCAATGGCGTCCTGCCCATCCTGCCCCTGCTCTTTCCAGTCCTCTGGGTCCTGGCAACCGCCTGCGGAGAAGCTCGGGTCCTGGCCCAGATGAGCAAggcctcccccagctccctggTAGGTTGTTCCAAGGCATCATGGGGAcagcacaaaaaggaaaaaattgggaGCCAAAAGAGGGTGTCAGCTGGGGCCCAGCGACTGGGCGCTGAGGTCCAGCCCTGCTGTGGGCCCCTCTCCCCGGCACAGGCAGGCCCCGAGCTGTTCTCCATGTGGAGGAGCCTCCAGGCTGGGCCGTGTGAGGCAGGGGTCGTCCATGCTCGCGTTCAGCAGACATGGGGGGATTCAGGAACGGCCCGGGTGTCCTTCATCAAAGGCGCCGGAAGCCCTGCTGGTGGGGGGCCCCCACCCTTGCAGCTTGGAGGCCTGCGTGAGGATGCCTCCCTGAGCCGGTGCCCTCTTCTCGGTGCAGCTGGCCAAGTTCTCGGAGGATACTCTCAGCAGCTATACCGAAGCCGTCTCCTCTCAGGTACACTCACCTGGGACACCTTCTGCCCCAGGCCCTTGGAGCTGCCAACCTGAGCTCCCTCAAGCTGGCCCTTTCTGGAACCCTGAGGCTCCCCTATTTTATGGCCTCGGAGCCTCCTGTCTCATGTGGGCAGTGCGCTCTGCCCAGGCCAGTGCCTCTCCACCCCGACTTCCTGGTGTCCCCGGACTGTGTCCTCTGCCGGCCCCTGAGGCTCCCTCCAGGGAAATAACATGGACTTCGTCTCTCCCACCAGGAAATGCTGCGCTGCATTTGGGGGCATTTCCTGCGGGTGATCCAAGGGACGTCGCCGACACTGAGCCATAGCTCCAGCCTGCTGCACAGCCTGGGCTCGGTCACGGTGAGGGCGGGCCCTGCGGGAGGACCCCCGCCCCCGCTGGCCGGCTGCCTGGCTGTGTCCAGGCGCCTGCTGCCACTTGAACGGACTCTAGCAGGTTGGGGAATGCCaggccccctccccaacccccatctcTCCCTGCAGGTTCTGTGCTGTGTGGACAAACAGGGGATCCTGTCGTGGCCAAACCCCAGCCCAGAGACTGTGCTGTTCTTTAGTGGGAAGGTGGAGCCGCCACACAGCAGCCACGAGGACCTTACCGATGACCTGTCCACCCGCTCCTTCTGCCATCCTGAGGAAGAGGTAGGGCCGGCTCCCAGGGACCCCGCTCCGGGCTGGCCAGTGACCTCAGGGAGGGCGAGGCTGGGAGGGCGAAGGAAGGCTCCAGCACCGTTAGGATCTGCTTCTCAGCCGTTCATGCAGAGCCTCCGCCTCAGAACTGCCCTGCCTCCCTGGCCTGTGGTAGCCAGCGGGACCCCAGTCCGAGGCCTGTGCTCCTTGTTCTCCTCAGCCCCACGAACGAGATGCCCTCCTGGCTGGGCCTCTGAACGCTTCCCTGCACCTTTCCAATGAGCAGGAGCGTGGCGACTGGCTGGGTGATGGTCCTAAGCCCCCTGAATTCTACTCTCACCACAAAGCCCACGGCCGCAGCAAACACCCGTCCGGCTCCAACGTGAGCTTCAGCCGGAACACAGAGGGCGGGGAGGAAGAGACTGGCAAGGTGAGAGCAGCGCGGGGTGTCCTGGCCTCCCCCACCGTAGGGGCCAAGGGGGGCAGCCTGTCCCGGGTGGATGAAGCCGTAGGTACAGATGCAGAGGCCTCCGTTCCCAGGCCTCGGGGCTCGGCCAGGCAGGACGGCCTCCTGAGGCCTCATCCAGGGCCCTGGGGCCCTCGCAGGAGGGAAACCCCTCTGGGTCTTGCAGATGGTGACTGGTTGGGGCAAGGCCCTTCTGGTCACGACCTTCTGAAGGCAGAAGGCTGgcggctccctccctgccctgtgtGTCCTCCTCTCGGGCGCTGCCATCGCTGGGCAGAGCTACCAGAAGCAGCCGAACCCCAGCAGGGACCGGGAAAGGGTTTCCgggagggatgggaaggaggtGCCTTCTCCCCAGCTGaggctcccctctcccctccccgctcccctgtGACCCAGCCTGGGCTGGAGGGCGAGCCGTACGAAGCGGAGGACTTCGTGTGTGACTACCACCTGGAGATGCTGAGCCTGTCCCAGGACCAGCAGAACCCCTCCTGCATCCAGTTCGATGACTCCAACTGGCAGCTGCACCTCACGTCCCTGAAGCCCCTGGGCCTCAACGTGCTGCTGAACCTCTGCAACGCCGGCGTCACCGAGCGGCTGTGCCGCTTCTCCGACCACCTGTGCAACATCGCGCTGCAGGAGAGCCACAGCGCCGTCCTGCCCGTGCACGTGCCCTGGGGCCTCTGCGAGCTCGCCCGCCTCATAGGTGCGCTGGCCCCCCACTCTGAGCAGACCGCTGCCGCAGGCCTTTGCGGGGAGCCCCGTCAGCCCTGTTggcttccctccagcccctggaagAGAGCCCCATTCGACAGTGCTTCCTAGTTTGGGAGAATAACCAAGGCGGAAAGGGGGAAAGAACCAGCCTAGCCCGATGGGGGTTCTCTCCCTGCAAGGGAGGGAGGTGCAGGTGCCACGGGCTTCCTCCCGACACCCCGAGTTGCCATCCCTCCCCCTGCAGGCTTCACCCCTGGGGCCAAGGAGCTCTTCCAACAGGAGAACCACCTTGCCCTCTACCGCCTCCCCAGTGCCGAGATGGTGAAGGAGACCTCGCtggggaggctgtcctgtgtcACCAAGCGGCGCCCCCCGCTCAGCCATATGATCAGTCTCTTCATCAAGGACACCACCACCAGTGAGCCTTCCAGGCTTGGCCAGCATCAGGCCAGACCTTTTCCCGGAGCTTGGCGGGGCAGGACTTCTTTTAGGTGTCCCTTTTTTAAGGGGGCCTGGGCAGAGGAGCACTAGACTGCTTCCAGAGCCTTCCACAGATGTGGCAGGGATTGGATTTGGGGACTGGTGCTGGGGTGGCCGTGGCCACAGGGGTTGAGGACTGTCTGAGGGCCCACAAGCCCACACAGGCCTGGGGCATTCTACTCCCCAGGGGCTCCCTAGCGCCCTTCTCAAGGATAGCAGGGTGTTAATTGAGGCGGGAGTGAGAGGCGGCAGTGACTTGGGGCGCTCATGGTTCAGCCGCGTCCTCCCCGCCTCAGGCACAGAGCAGATGCTGTCCCACGGCACAGCTGACGTGGTCTTAGAGGCCTGCACAGACTTCTGGGATGGGGCAGACATCTACCCTCTCTCCGGTTCTGACAGGTAGGTGAGGAAGCGCGCCTCGTGCTGATGGCGGGTAGCCCCGGCCATCTGCCCGCCTGACTCACAAGCAGGGGGCACCTCAGGGCCACTCGCCTCACCTTTGCCCTGCTTCCTTGGCAGAAAGAAAGTGCTGGATTTTTACCAGCGAGCCTGCTTGTCTGGTTACTGCTCTGCCTTCGCCTACAAGCCCATGAGCTGCTCCCTGTCCTCTCAGCTCAACGGCAAGTGCATCGAGCTGGTACAGGCGCCTGGCCAGAGCAGCATCTTCACCGTGTGTGAGCTGCCCAGCACCGTCCCCATCAAGCTGAGCACGCGCCGCAACAGCTGGAGCTCGGACGGTACCGGGCGCGTCCGtcccgggggagggggtggcatgGTGGGGAGGGCTCCCGGAGGGCCGTGAAATCCATCAGAGTGGAGGGAACTGGGGGCTCGCTGGACCTGGAGCATCGAGGTGGCGCTCGCTGTCTGGTGGCGTGGACAAGACCCTTAGCCATCTCACGGGCACCCAGGTGCTCGTTCTGCCTCCTCCCAGGTTCCTACTGACACTTGGTGCGATAGCAAAGGGCTTTCTTTGGAAGTCATAAAGCAGCAGTGTTTATAGgccattagtctttttttttttttttaaagattttatttatttatttgacagagatcacaagtaggcagagagagacggggttggggggggggggaagcaggctccccgccaagcagagatcccgatatggggctcgatcccaggaccctgagatcatgacccgagccgaaggcagtggcctaacccgctgagccacccaggcgcgccgaGACCATTAGTCTTATTTGATCAGACAAAAAGGCCAGGTCGCAGTGCTGCTGGAACAGAGGGACTCAGAgccaccccacctctccccatgCGACCAAACAGATAGACTCTTATGACCCAAAGACCATGAACTGAGGCCATGGCTGAGAGTGAGGGcagctccccaccctccccagccctggaccAGGGCCGGGCTCTGTCATTCCTCCTAGGGTCATCACCTGACTGACGAGTAcctttcattgtcttttctcctgtgtctgttggctcCTCTGTGTCTtggctgtgtgtgcatgtgtgtgtgtgtgtgtgtgtgtgtgtgtgtgtgtgtgtgtgtgtggtcccCTGGGGCCCACATGCTCATTGATTTGGGTGTGGCGTCTGTGTGTGTGGCCTGGGCTGCCTCCTGGAATCTGCTGGTTCCTGGGTGTCCCGGCTGGGCTTTGTGCCTTGTGCCTACCTGAAGAAGGGATCGGGGAGGTGCTGGAGAAGGAAGACTGCATGCAGGCCCTGAGCGGCCAGATCTTCATGGGCATGGTGTCCTCCCAGTACCAGGCCCGGCTGGACATCGTGCGTCTCATCGACGGGCTGGTCAATGCATGCATCCGCTTCGTCTACTTCTCTTTGGAGGATGAGCTCAAAAGCAAGGTAGGGGAGAGCCACCCCCCTCTGCCTCCACTGACCCTTTCTCCCGTGGGCTCGTGGGCCCGTCTGTTCACCGGCATCTTTCTCGTGCAGGTATTTGCAGAAAAGATGGGTCTGGAGACAGGCTGGAACTGCCACATCTCCCTGACGCCCAACGGTGACATGCCCGGCTCTGAGATCCCCCCCTCCAGCCCTAGCCATGCTGGCTCCCTGCATGACGACCTGAACCAGGGTGAGGGCGCGGGTTTGGGGCAGGGACGAGGTGGGTGTGGGCGGTTCTAGAAGGAGCCTCCATAGATCCTCCTGAGAAGTATGTTCCCTTGGAAAATGGCCCTCGTCTCCCTGCGGTAACAACAGCTGAGAGTGGAGGAGAGGAGACTGGAAGCAGGAAGTTCTCTGCTGTCTTCAGGGCAAGAAAAGGCCCCCAGAAGGCTGACTCCAAGGTGAAGGACAGGTTTTCATCCCCACAGTGTCCCGAGATGATGCGGAAGGGCTCCTTCTGATGGAGGAGGAGGGTCACTCGGACCTCATTAGCTTCCAGCCCACGGACAGCGACCTCCCCAGCTTCTTGGAGGACTGCAACCGGGTAGGATGGCAGGGCCCATGCCCCTTGGCCCTCCGAGGTAGCTGACTGGCCg
Encoded here:
- the TMEM94 gene encoding transmembrane protein 94 isoform X5 → MDLKEKHTGEPPLALGLSTRKALSILKEQLEAVLEGHVKERKKCLTWQELWRSSFLHHRNRCSCFHWPGASLMLLAVLLLLGCHGGQPAGSHGVELVNASALFLLLLLNLVLIGRQDRLKRREVERRLRGIIDQIQDALRDGKEIKWPDAMYPDLHMPFAPSWSLHWAYRDGHLVNLPVSLLVEGDIIALRPGQESFASLRGIKDDEHIVLEPGDLFPPFSPPPSPRGEVKKGPQNPQQHRLFRVLETPVIDNIRWCLDMALSRPVTALDNERFTVQSVMLQYAVPVVLAGFLITNALRFLLGAPGIASWQYALLQLQVNGVLPILPLLFPVLWVLATACGEARVLAQMSKASPSSLLAKFSEDTLSSYTEAVSSQEMLRCIWGHFLRVIQGTSPTLSHSSSLLHSLGSVTVLCCVDKQGILSWPNPSPETVLFFSGKVEPPHSSHEDLTDDLSTRSFCHPEEEPHERDALLAGPLNASLHLSNEQERGDWLGDGPKPPEFYSHHKAHGRSKHPSGSNVSFSRNTEGGEEETGKPGLEGEPYEAEDFVCDYHLEMLSLSQDQQNPSCIQFDDSNWQLHLTSLKPLGLNVLLNLCNAGVTERLCRFSDHLCNIALQESHSAVLPVHVPWGLCELARLIGFTPGAKELFQQENHLALYRLPSAEMVKETSLGRLSCVTKRRPPLSHMISLFIKDTTTSTEQMLSHGTADVVLEACTDFWDGADIYPLSGSDRKKVLDFYQRACLSGYCSAFAYKPMSCSLSSQLNGKCIELVQAPGQSSIFTVCELPSTVPIKLSTRRNSWSSDEGIGEVLEKEDCMQALSGQIFMGMVSSQYQARLDIVRLIDGLVNACIRFVYFSLEDELKSKVFAEKMGLETGWNCHISLTPNGDMPGSEIPPSSPSHAGSLHDDLNQVSRDDAEGLLLMEEEGHSDLISFQPTDSDLPSFLEDCNRAKLPRGIHQVRPHLQNIDNVPLLVPLFTDCTPETMCEMIKIMQEYGEVTCCLGSSANLRNSCLFLQSDISIALDPLYPSRCSWETFGYATSTSMAQASDGLSPLQLSGQLNSLPCSLTFRQEETISIIRLIEQARHATYGVRKCFLFLLQCQLTLVVVQFLSCLVQLPPLLSTTDILWLSCFCYPLLSISLLGKPPHSSIMSMATGKNLQSIPKKTQHYFLLCFWLKFSLTVSSCLVCFGFTLQSFCDSSRARNLTNCSSIMLPSGADTAPAWFDDFANGLLTAQKLTAALIVLHTVFISITHVHRTKPLWRKSPLTNLWWAVTVPVVLLGQVVQTAVDLQLWTDRDSPVHFGLDDVPLLTWLLGCLSLVLVVVTNEVVKLHEIRVRVRYQKRQKLQFETKLGMNSPF
- the TMEM94 gene encoding transmembrane protein 94 isoform X1 — encoded protein: MWRRSVSRCCSCDRVPGPCPCWGGAFLLGVTAFTWACLQYSGPMDLKEKHTGEPPLALGLSTRKALSILKEQLEAVLEGHVKERKKCLTWQELWRSSFLHHRNRCSCFHWPGASLMLLAVLLLLGCHGGQPAGSHGVELVNASALFLLLLLNLVLIGRQDRLKRREVERRLRGIIDQIQDALRDGKEIKWPDAMYPDLHMPFAPSWSLHWAYRDGHLVNLPVSLLVEGDIIALRPGQESFASLRGIKDDEHIVLEPGDLFPPFSPPPSPRGEVKKGPQNPQQHRLFRVLETPVIDNIRWCLDMALSRPVTALDNERFTVQSVMLQYAVPVVLAGFLITNALRFLLGAPGIASWQYALLQLQVNGVLPILPLLFPVLWVLATACGEARVLAQMSKASPSSLLAKFSEDTLSSYTEAVSSQEMLRCIWGHFLRVIQGTSPTLSHSSSLLHSLGSVTVLCCVDKQGILSWPNPSPETVLFFSGKVEPPHSSHEDLTDDLSTRSFCHPEEEPHERDALLAGPLNASLHLSNEQERGDWLGDGPKPPEFYSHHKAHGRSKHPSGSNVSFSRNTEGGEEETGKPGLEGEPYEAEDFVCDYHLEMLSLSQDQQNPSCIQFDDSNWQLHLTSLKPLGLNVLLNLCNAGVTERLCRFSDHLCNIALQESHSAVLPVHVPWGLCELARLIGFTPGAKELFQQENHLALYRLPSAEMVKETSLGRLSCVTKRRPPLSHMISLFIKDTTTSTEQMLSHGTADVVLEACTDFWDGADIYPLSGSDRKKVLDFYQRACLSGYCSAFAYKPMSCSLSSQLNGKCIELVQAPGQSSIFTVCELPSTVPIKLSTRRNSWSSDEGIGEVLEKEDCMQALSGQIFMGMVSSQYQARLDIVRLIDGLVNACIRFVYFSLEDELKSKVFAEKMGLETGWNCHISLTPNGDMPGSEIPPSSPSHAGSLHDDLNQVSRDDAEGLLLMEEEGHSDLISFQPTDSDLPSFLEDCNRAKLPRGIHQVRPHLQNIDNVPLLVPLFTDCTPETMCEMIKIMQEYGEVTCCLGSSANLRNSCLFLQSDISIALDPLYPSRCSWETFGYATSTSMAQASDGLSPLQLSGQLNSLPCSLTFRQEETISIIRLIEQARHATYGVRKCFLFLLQCQLTLVVVQFLSCLVQLPPLLSTTDILWLSCFCYPLLSISLLGKPPHSSIMSMATGKNLQSIPKKTQHYFLLCFWLKFSLTVSSCLVCFGFTLQSFCDSSRARNLTNCSSIMLPSGADTAPAWFDDFANGLLTAQKLTAALIVLHTVFISITHVHRTKPLWRKSPLTNLWWAVTVPVVLLGQVVQTAVDLQLWTDRDSPVHFGLDDVPLLTWLLGCLSLVLVVVTNEVVKLHEIRVRVRYQKRQKLQFETKLGMNSPF
- the TMEM94 gene encoding transmembrane protein 94 isoform X2, with protein sequence MWRRSVSRCCSCDRVPGPCPCWGGAFLLGVTAFTWACLQYSGPMDLKEKHTGEPPLALGLSTRKALSILKEQLEAVLEGHVKERKKCLTWQELWRSSFLHHRNRCSCFHWPGASLMLLAVLLLLGCHGGQPAGSHGVELVNASALFLLLLLNLVLIGRQDRLKRREVERRLRGIIDQIQDALRDGKEIKWPDAMYPDLHMPFAPSWSLHWAYRDGHLVNLPVSLLVEGDIIALRPGQESFASLRGIKDDEHIVLEPGDLFPPFSPPPSPRGEVKKGPQNPQQHRLFRVLETPVIDNIRWCLDMALSRPVTALDNERFTVQSVMLQYAVPVVLAGFLITNALRFLLGAPGIASWQYALLQLQVNGVLPILPLLFPVLWVLATACGEARVLAQMSKASPSSLLAKFSEDTLSSYTEAVSSQEMLRCIWGHFLRVIQGTSPTLSHSSSLLHSLGSVTVLCCVDKQGILSWPNPSPETVLFFSGKVEPPHSSHEDLTDDLSTRSFCHPEEEPHERDALLAGPLNASLHLSNEQERGDWLGDGPKPPEFYSHHKAHGRSKHPSGSNVSFSRNTEGGEEETGKPGLEGEPYEAEDFVCDYHLEMLSLSQDQQNPSCIQFDDSNWQLHLTSLKPLGLNVLLNLCNAGVTERLCRFSDHLCNIALQESHSAVLPVHVPWGLCELARLIGFTPGAKELFQQENHLALYRLPSAEMVKETSLGRLSCVTKRRPPLSHMISLFIKDTTTSTEQMLSHGTADVVLEACTDFWDGADIYPLSGSDRKKVLDFYQRACLSGYCSAFAYKPMSCSLSSQLNGKCIELVQAPGQSSIFTVCELPSTVPIKLSTRRNSWSSDGIGEVLEKEDCMQALSGQIFMGMVSSQYQARLDIVRLIDGLVNACIRFVYFSLEDELKSKVFAEKMGLETGWNCHISLTPNGDMPGSEIPPSSPSHAGSLHDDLNQVSRDDAEGLLLMEEEGHSDLISFQPTDSDLPSFLEDCNRAKLPRGIHQVRPHLQNIDNVPLLVPLFTDCTPETMCEMIKIMQEYGEVTCCLGSSANLRNSCLFLQSDISIALDPLYPSRCSWETFGYATSTSMAQASDGLSPLQLSGQLNSLPCSLTFRQEETISIIRLIEQARHATYGVRKCFLFLLQCQLTLVVVQFLSCLVQLPPLLSTTDILWLSCFCYPLLSISLLGKPPHSSIMSMATGKNLQSIPKKTQHYFLLCFWLKFSLTVSSCLVCFGFTLQSFCDSSRARNLTNCSSIMLPSGADTAPAWFDDFANGLLTAQKLTAALIVLHTVFISITHVHRTKPLWRKSPLTNLWWAVTVPVVLLGQVVQTAVDLQLWTDRDSPVHFGLDDVPLLTWLLGCLSLVLVVVTNEVVKLHEIRVRVRYQKRQKLQFETKLGMNSPF
- the TMEM94 gene encoding transmembrane protein 94 isoform X3, translating into MWRRSVSRCCSCDRVPGPCPCWGGAFLLGVTAFTWACLQYSGPMDLKEKHTGEPPLALGLSTRKALSILKEQLEAVLEGHVKERKKCLTWQELWRSSFLHHRNRCSCFHWPGASLMLLAVLLLLGCHGGQPAGSHGVELVNASALFLLLLLNLVLIGRQDRLKRREVERRLRGIIDQIQDALRDGKEIKWPDAMYPDLHMPFAPSWSLHWAYRDGHLVNLPVSLLVEGDIIALRPGQESFASLRGIKDDEHIVLEPGDLFPPFSPPPSPRGEVKKGPQNPQQHRLFRVLETPVIDNIRWCLDMALSRPVTALDNERFTVQSVMLQYAVPVVLAGFLITNALRFLLGAPGIASWQYALLQLQVNGVLPILPLLFPVLWVLATACGEARVLAQMSKASPSSLLAKFSEDTLSSYTEAVSSQEMLRCIWGHFLRVIQGTSPTLSHSSSLLHSLGSVTVLCCVDKQGILSWPNPSPETVLFFSGKVEPPHSSHEDLTDDLSTRSFCHPEEEERGDWLGDGPKPPEFYSHHKAHGRSKHPSGSNVSFSRNTEGGEEETGKPGLEGEPYEAEDFVCDYHLEMLSLSQDQQNPSCIQFDDSNWQLHLTSLKPLGLNVLLNLCNAGVTERLCRFSDHLCNIALQESHSAVLPVHVPWGLCELARLIGFTPGAKELFQQENHLALYRLPSAEMVKETSLGRLSCVTKRRPPLSHMISLFIKDTTTSTEQMLSHGTADVVLEACTDFWDGADIYPLSGSDRKKVLDFYQRACLSGYCSAFAYKPMSCSLSSQLNGKCIELVQAPGQSSIFTVCELPSTVPIKLSTRRNSWSSDEGIGEVLEKEDCMQALSGQIFMGMVSSQYQARLDIVRLIDGLVNACIRFVYFSLEDELKSKVFAEKMGLETGWNCHISLTPNGDMPGSEIPPSSPSHAGSLHDDLNQVSRDDAEGLLLMEEEGHSDLISFQPTDSDLPSFLEDCNRAKLPRGIHQVRPHLQNIDNVPLLVPLFTDCTPETMCEMIKIMQEYGEVTCCLGSSANLRNSCLFLQSDISIALDPLYPSRCSWETFGYATSTSMAQASDGLSPLQLSGQLNSLPCSLTFRQEETISIIRLIEQARHATYGVRKCFLFLLQCQLTLVVVQFLSCLVQLPPLLSTTDILWLSCFCYPLLSISLLGKPPHSSIMSMATGKNLQSIPKKTQHYFLLCFWLKFSLTVSSCLVCFGFTLQSFCDSSRARNLTNCSSIMLPSGADTAPAWFDDFANGLLTAQKLTAALIVLHTVFISITHVHRTKPLWRKSPLTNLWWAVTVPVVLLGQVVQTAVDLQLWTDRDSPVHFGLDDVPLLTWLLGCLSLVLVVVTNEVVKLHEIRVRVRYQKRQKLQFETKLGMNSPF
- the TMEM94 gene encoding transmembrane protein 94 isoform X6, whose product is MLFKQTELWMPHQGKCTKGEPPLALGLSTRKALSILKEQLEAVLEGHVKERKKCLTWQELWRSSFLHHRNRCSCFHWPGASLMLLAVLLLLGCHGGQPAGSHGVELVNASALFLLLLLNLVLIGRQDRLKRREVERRLRGIIDQIQDALRDGKEIKWPDAMYPDLHMPFAPSWSLHWAYRDGHLVNLPVSLLVEGDIIALRPGQESFASLRGIKDDEHIVLEPGDLFPPFSPPPSPRGEVKKGPQNPQQHRLFRVLETPVIDNIRWCLDMALSRPVTALDNERFTVQSVMLQYAVPVVLAGFLITNALRFLLGAPGIASWQYALLQLQVNGVLPILPLLFPVLWVLATACGEARVLAQMSKASPSSLLAKFSEDTLSSYTEAVSSQEMLRCIWGHFLRVIQGTSPTLSHSSSLLHSLGSVTVLCCVDKQGILSWPNPSPETVLFFSGKVEPPHSSHEDLTDDLSTRSFCHPEEEPHERDALLAGPLNASLHLSNEQERGDWLGDGPKPPEFYSHHKAHGRSKHPSGSNVSFSRNTEGGEEETGKPGLEGEPYEAEDFVCDYHLEMLSLSQDQQNPSCIQFDDSNWQLHLTSLKPLGLNVLLNLCNAGVTERLCRFSDHLCNIALQESHSAVLPVHVPWGLCELARLIGFTPGAKELFQQENHLALYRLPSAEMVKETSLGRLSCVTKRRPPLSHMISLFIKDTTTSTEQMLSHGTADVVLEACTDFWDGADIYPLSGSDRKKVLDFYQRACLSGYCSAFAYKPMSCSLSSQLNGKCIELVQAPGQSSIFTVCELPSTVPIKLSTRRNSWSSDGIGEVLEKEDCMQALSGQIFMGMVSSQYQARLDIVRLIDGLVNACIRFVYFSLEDELKSKVFAEKMGLETGWNCHISLTPNGDMPGSEIPPSSPSHAGSLHDDLNQVSRDDAEGLLLMEEEGHSDLISFQPTDSDLPSFLEDCNRAKLPRGIHQVRPHLQNIDNVPLLVPLFTDCTPETMCEMIKIMQEYGEVTCCLGSSANLRNSCLFLQSDISIALDPLYPSRCSWETFGYATSTSMAQASDGLSPLQLSGQLNSLPCSLTFRQEETISIIRLIEQARHATYGVRKCFLFLLQCQLTLVVVQFLSCLVQLPPLLSTTDILWLSCFCYPLLSISLLGKPPHSSIMSMATGKNLQSIPKKTQHYFLLCFWLKFSLTVSSCLVCFGFTLQSFCDSSRARNLTNCSSIMLPSGADTAPAWFDDFANGLLTAQKLTAALIVLHTVFISITHVHRTKPLWRKSPLTNLWWAVTVPVVLLGQVVQTAVDLQLWTDRDSPVHFGLDDVPLLTWLLGCLSLVLVVVTNEVVKLHEIRVRVRYQKRQKLQFETKLGMNSPF